The following are encoded together in the Vespa velutina chromosome 3, iVesVel2.1, whole genome shotgun sequence genome:
- the LOC124947428 gene encoding LOW QUALITY PROTEIN: histone-lysine N-methyltransferase SETMAR-like (The sequence of the model RefSeq protein was modified relative to this genomic sequence to represent the inferred CDS: substituted 1 base at 1 genomic stop codon): MNSADIRVIFLYEYKLGNSAAKAARNINQAFGENTVNNRKVQRWFEKFRTGDFSLQNEPRGRPKTSVKNDDLKALVEADPAVSTRELAIRMKVDHTTILRHLSEIGKVKKMDKWVPHALTERNKLDRLNVCSSXLTRFHREPFFDRIITCDEKWVLYDNRKRCARWLDKDEVCANTPRPSLHPRKILFTVWWNAAGVIHYSFLRPGETITAEKYCQYIDEMHDKLKIVLPSLVNRHGPLLLHDNAWPHTSHKTIAKLNELEYEVLQHPPYSPDLSPTDFHFFKHLELLLKGKHHENEDSLKNSISEFINSKDQNFFKTGIYALKSRWEKCIEANGAYFD, encoded by the coding sequence ATGAATTCTGCCGACATTCGCGTCATTTTCTTATATGAGTACAAACTTGGTAATAGTGCTGCAAAAGCTGCACGCAACATAAACCAAGCGTTTGGGGAGAATACGGTTAACAATCGGAAAGTGCAGCGTTGGTTCGAAAAATTTCGGACTGGCGATTTTTCACTGCAAAATGAGCCGCGCGGAAGACCCAAAACGTCTGTGAAGAATGATGACCTGAAGGCTCTAGTGGAAGCGGATCCAGCCGTATCCACGAGGGAACTTGCTATCAGGATGAAAGTTGACCATACAACGATATTGAGACACCTTTCTGAGATTGGCAAGGTTAAGAAGATGGACAAGTGGGTACCGCACGCACTGACAGAGCGAAATAAGCTGGATCGGTTAAACGTATGCTCATCATAGCTAACCCGATTTCACCGAGAGCCATTTTTTGATCGGATCATTACGTGTGACGAAAAATGGGTTCTTTATGACAATAGAAAGAGGTGTGCTCGGTGGCTTGACAAGGATGAGGTTTGTGCCAATACTCCAAGGCCATCGCTTCATCCACGGAAGATTTTGTTCACAGTTTGGTGGAACGCGGCTGGGGTAATCCATTATTCGTTCCTTCGACCTGGGGAGACAATTACGGCCGAAAAGTACTGCCAGTACATTGATGAGATGCACGATAAGTTAAAAATTGTACTCCCATCGCTTGTGAATCGGCATGGCCCGCTACTGCTCCATGACAACGCTTGGCCGCACACATCGCACAAAACAATTGCGAAACTGAACGAACTGGAATATGAAGTTTTGCAGCATCCACCATATTCACCGGATCTCTCGCCGAccgattttcattttttcaagcATTTAGAGCTGCTTTTAAAAGGCAAACACCATGAAAATGAAGACAGTCTAAAAAACTCGATATCAGAGTTTATTAATTCTAAAGaccaaaatttttttaagacAGGCATCTACGCTTTAAAATCTCGTTGGGAGAAGTGTATTGAAGCGAATGGAGCATACTTTGATTGA